TTTGCTTGTAATATCCCGCAGCTTTACCTGCAGCAGCGTTGTCAGCAGGAATATTTCCTTCCCCGTAAATGTCTGCAATAAAAGCAATATATCCTTGTTTTTCAAGTTCTGCGGCAGCTGTTTTTGCTTCATCGTCAATGCCTTTCCAAGCCGGAAGAACCAAGACTCCTGGAAGTTTTTTACCTGCGTTGGAAGTTACCAGCCCGTTAAGTTTTTGCGAACCGTCCTGATAAGCAACCGGTTTAAGATTTTGACTGAAAATTGTCCCTGAAACAATGAGCAATGCTGAGGATAAGATTGATCGTACCATATTTTGTAATTTTAGTAATGAGAGTGGAGTGTAATGACAAGAAGATCTTTGAATTATAATAAAATCCTCATCTAAATTAATAAAAATAACTCATAATGAAGATGATATTCAGATTAAAACTGAATGCCTAAATCGATCAATTCTTTTTCTAAATTGGTTTCAGTAGTAATATGAACTGTTTCAAAACCTAATGACCGCGCTGTTTCAATATTTTTTAGACTGTCATCAATAAAGACAGATTCCTGAGGCTTAAGGTTATATCTTTCTAACAAAACATACCAGATTTCAGGATCGGGTTTAATTAATTTCTCAGTTCCCGAAACCACGATCTTTCCGTCAAATAATTGAAAAAAATCATAATTTTCCAAGGCATAAGGAAACGTTTCTTCAGACCAGTTGGTTAATCCAAATAAATGATAATGAGTTTTTGCAAGCTTTCTCAACACTTCCACATTCTGGGGAATATCGCTTTTCAGCATGGTGGTCCAGTTGTCATAATATGCTCTGATTTCCTTTTCCCAATCCGGAAACTTTTTTACCTGGACTTCTGTTCCTTCCGAAAGTGATCTCCCTCTGTCCTGTTCTTGATTCCATGCAGACTGGGTAACATTTTCCAAGAAATATTCCATCTTTTCATCATCATTAAAATAATCTTTGAAAAAATACCGGGGATTCCAGTCCATCAAGACACCTCCGAAGT
Above is a genomic segment from Chryseobacterium geocarposphaerae containing:
- a CDS encoding HAD family hydrolase; this translates as MEIKNIIFDFGGVLMDWNPRYFFKDYFNDDEKMEYFLENVTQSAWNQEQDRGRSLSEGTEVQVKKFPDWEKEIRAYYDNWTTMLKSDIPQNVEVLRKLAKTHYHLFGLTNWSEETFPYALENYDFFQLFDGKIVVSGTEKLIKPDPEIWYVLLERYNLKPQESVFIDDSLKNIETARSLGFETVHITTETNLEKELIDLGIQF